A single Vigna radiata var. radiata cultivar VC1973A chromosome 8, Vradiata_ver6, whole genome shotgun sequence DNA region contains:
- the LOC106772528 gene encoding uncharacterized protein LOC106772528 — protein MEPLNQKSIERVVSQKALQMGSSFPCQICVVGFLCGVCLTSLFLAALTSFGTFQFGPILFSTMSMANSSGNSTFPNDISMIARSDCHFKLKETERLWDSRSSRERDNEERVSLLYSAWSAELNESTSGGKEGSSLPNAPHLENCKVKTELYEYLDKRTGTDVFPPWTTWKGSLQTFSVAAFNEQMQKLRHEAASEGAYPPWIAGSDEENYPMTRKVQRDLWIHQHPLNCSSPEVKFLLTDWERLPGFGIGAQIVGMTGLLAIAINEGRVLVTNYYNRADHGGCKGSSRSSWSCYFLPETSRECRQRAFELIKSEDAWRKGIVTSKENYTSKHIWAGPTPRKWGLPWNYLQPTTDLNGTLLASHRKMDRRWWRAQAVRYLMRFPTEYTCNLMNEARHASFGKLAAKVVLESLAGDWPKENSAKARSSDIDEYVWSNQKPWVPRPLLSMHVRMGDKACEMKVVEFEEYMKLADRIRRHFPHLNSIWLSTEMQEVIEKTREYSHWNFYYTKVRRQVKSNMSMAEYEGSLGRETSTNYPLVNFLMATDSDFYVGALGSSWSFLIDGMRNTGGKVMAGYLTVNKDRFW, from the exons TGCAAATGGGAAGCTCGTTTCCTTGCCAAATTTGTGTGGTGGGATTTCTCTGTGGAGTGTGCCTCACCTCTCTGTTCTTGGCTGCTTTGACTTCCTTTGGCACCTTTCAGTTTGGTCCCATTTTGTTTTCAACCATGTCAATGGCTAATTCATCAGGGAATTCAACTTTTCCTAACGACATCA GCATGATTGCTCGTTCGGACTGCCATTTCAAGCTTAAGGAAACTGAGAGATTATGGGATTCTAGAAGCAGCAGAGAGCGAGATAACGAAGAGAGAGTCTCATTGCTTTATTCAGCTTGGAGTGCTGAGTTGAATGAATCCACAAGCGGTGGCAAAGAGGGGTCCAGTTTGCCCAATGCACCACATTTAGAAAACTGCAAGGTGAAAACAGAGCTATATGAGTATCTTGATAAGCGTACAGGAACTGATGTTTTCCCGCCATGGACAACTTGGAAGGGATCTTTGCAGACGTTTTCTGTGGCTGCATTCAATGAGCAGATGCAAAAGCTTAGGCATGAGGCTGCATCCGAAGGGGCCTATCCTCCGTGG ATTGCAGGATCAGATGAAGAAAACTATCCCATGACCAGAAAAGTGCAGCGTGACCTTTGGATCCATCAGCATCCCTTAAACTGCAGTAGCCCAGAAGTGAAGTTCCTCCTTACTGACTGGGAGAGATTACCTGGATTTGGTATCGGGGCTCAGATTGTTGGGATGACAGGACTTCTTGCTATTGCAATCAATGAAGGAAGAGTCCTTGTCACAAACTATTACAACAGAGCTGACCATGGAGGATGCAAAG GATCTTCCAGGTCTAGTTGGAGTTGTTACTTCTTACCTGAAACCTCCAGGGAATGTCGGCAGCGAGCATTTGAACTCATAAAAAGTGAAGATGCGTGGAGGAAGGGAATTGTAACATCAAAGGAAAATTATACAAGCAAGCATATATGGGCTGGACCAACTCCCAG GAAATGGGGGCTTCCGTGGAATTATTTGCAACCCACAACTGATTTAAATGGAACTTTGTTAGCTTCTCACAGAAAAATGGATAGACGGTGGTGGAGAGCACAG GCAGTACGTTACTTGATGAGGTTTCCAACCGAATACACGTGCAATTTAATGAATGAGGCACGCCATGCTAGCTTTGGAAAATTAGCAGCAAAAGTTGTTCTTGAAAGTCTTGCTGGGGATTGGCCAAAG GAAAATAGTGCGAAGGCAAGGTCTAGTGATATTGATGAATACGTGTGGTCCAATCAGAAGCCATGGGTCCCAAGGCCTCTTCTAAGTATGCATGTAAGAATGGGAGACAAAGCATGTGAAATGAAGGTAGTTGAATTTGAAGAATACATGAAGCTTGCGGATCGGATTCGGAGACACTTCCCTCACCTTAATAGTATTTGGCTGTCCACTGAGATGCAG GAAGTGATTGAGAAAACCAGAGAATATTCTCATTGGAACTTTTACTACACTAAGGTAAGACGCCAAGTTAAGAGTAACATGTCGATGGCTGAGTACGAAGGCAGTCTGGGTAGGGAGACCAGCACAAACTACCCACTTGTTAATTTCTTGATGGCCACTGACTCAGATTTTTACGTTGGGGCGTTGGGTTCTAGCTGGTCCTTTCTTATAGATGGAATGAGAAATACTGGCGGAAAGGTAATGGCTGGGTACTTGACTGTCAACAAAGACAGATTTTGGTAA
- the LOC106772415 gene encoding ankyrin repeat domain-containing protein 13C, producing the protein MEDISKYAHSPAHVAVARRDHAALRHLVSTIPRLAKAGEVNTEAESLAAELKADRVSAVIDRRDVPGRETPLHLAVRLRDAVSAEILMCAGADWSLQNEQGWSALQEAVCTREEAIAVIIARHYQPLAWAKWCRRLPRIVASAARIRDFYMEISFHFESSVIPFIGRIAPSDTYRIWKRGSNLRADMTLAGFDGFRIQRSDQTFLFLGEGYASEDGNLNLPPGSLLALAHKEKEVTNALEGAGTQPTEAEVNHEVSLMSQTNMYRPGIDVTQAELVPHLNWRRQEKTEMVGNWKAKVYDMLHVMVSVKSRRVPGAMTDEELFAVDDGESVVNGENNDEYDDVLTAEERMQLDSALRMGNSDGIGQEEEPGGGFDGHENGSAASYCESNAGPKEKKGWFGWNKKNMKGSGGEDLEDLKTAKKLSGDQQKPQPDIVKDKNFKRKKKKGGVNESKNESEYKKGLRPVLWLTPDFPLKTDELLPLLDILANKVKAIRRLRELLTTKLPHGTFPVKVAIPIVPTIRVLVTFTKFEELQPAEEFSTPLSSPAYFQDAKSKESEGSTSWISWMKGSRGIQSGESDSHRYRDEIDPFNIPSDYKWVDANERKRRMKAKRAKNKKHKKQTATKGGDGVQLVGEDVEES; encoded by the exons ATGGAGGATATATCCAAATACGCGCACAGTCCTGCACACGTGGCAGTAGCCAGGCGTGACCACGCCGCACTGCGCCACCTCGTTTCCACCATTCCTCGACTCGCCAAAGCTGGTGAGGTCAACACAGAAGCCGAATCGCTCGCGGCGGAGCTCAAAGCTGACCGGGTGTCGGCGGTTATCGACCGCCGCGACGTGCCGGGAAGAGAAACCCCTCTCCACCTCGCGGTGCGTCTCAGAGACGCTGTCTCCGCGGAGATTCTCATGTGTGCTGGTGCGGATTGGAGTCTTCAGAACGAGCAGGGTTGGAGTGCGCTCCAAGAAGCCGTGTGCACTAGAGAGGAAGCCATTGCGGTGATCATCGCGCGCCACTACCAGCCTCTTGCGTGGGCCAAATGGTGCCGCAGACTTCCCCGCATTGTGGCTTCCGCCGCTCGAATCCGCGACTTCTACATGGAGATATCTTTTCATTTCGAGAGCTCCGTCATTCCCTTCATTGGCCGCATTGCCCCTTCTGACACCTACCGAATTTGGAAGCGCGGTTCCAACCTCCGCGCTGATATGACCCTCGCTGGCTTCGACGGCTTCCGCATCCAGCGTTCCGACCAAACCTTTTTGTTTCTCGGAGAGGGTTATGCTTCCGAGGATGGGAATTTGAACCTGCCACCGGGTTCTTTACTGGCGCTTGCTCATAAGGAGAAGGAGGTTACCAATGCTTTGGAGGGAGCTGGTACGCAACCAACGGAAGCTGAGGTTAATCATGAAGTTTCTTTGATGTCTCAGACTAATATGTATAGGCCTGGTATTGATGTTACTCAGGCGGAGCTTGTTCCCCATTTGAATTGGCGGCGACAGGAGAAGACTGAGATGGTGGGGAATTGGAAGGCTAAGGTTTATGACATGCTTCATGTGATGGTGAGTGTCAAGTCGAGGAGGGTGCCGGGTGCTATGACTGATGAGGAGCTTTTTGCTGTGGATGATGGGGAGAGTGTGGTTAATGGAGAGAACAATGATGAGTATGATGATGTGCTCACTGCTGAGGAAAGAATGCAGTTGGATTCGGCGCTGCGGATGGGGAACTCTGATGGTATTGGTCAGGAGGAGGAACCTGGAGGGGGGTTTGATGGTCATGAGAATGGTTCAGCAGCTTCCTATTGTGAATCCAATGCTGGGCCTAAAGAGAAGAAGGGCTGGTTTGGTTGGaacaagaaaaacatgaagGGTAGCGGCGGTGAGGACCTTGAGGATTTGAAGACTGCGAAGAAGCTGTCGGGTGATCAGCAGAAGCCACAACCTGATATTGTGAAGGATAAAAACTttaagaggaaaaagaagaaaggaggaGTTAACGAGTCTAAGAATGAGAGTGAATACAAGAAGGGATTAAGACCTGTCTTGTGGTTGACACCGGACTTTCCTTTGAAAACAGACGAGCTTCTGCCCTTGCTTGACATCTTAGCAAACAAGGTTAAGGCTATTAGGAGACTCAGAGAACTTTTGACGACTAAACTTCCTCATGGAACCTTTCCTGTTAAG GTAGCTATCCCTATAGTCCCTACTATACGGGTCCTTGTcacttttacaaaatttgaggaGCTTCAGCCAGCAGAGGAGTTTTCAACTCCACTTTCCAGCCCAGCATACTTCCAGGATGCCAAATCCAAGGAATCAGAAGGGTCTACATCATGGATTTCATGGATGAAGGGAAGTCGTGGTATACAGTCCGGTGAGTCTGATAGTCATAGATATAGGGATGAAATCGACCCTTTCAATATACCTTCGGACTACAAATGGGTGGATGCCAATGAGAGGAAACGCCGCATGAAGGCGAAGAgagccaaaaataaaaaacataagaaGCAGACAGCTACTAAAGGAGGAGATGGAGTACAGCTAGTGGGTGAGGATGTGGAAGAATCCTAA
- the LOC106772755 gene encoding probable low-specificity L-threonine aldolase 1 yields the protein MVTRIVDLRSDTVTKPTEAMRAAMASAEVDDDVLGNDPTAFRLEAEMAKTMGKEAALFVPSGTMGNLICVLVHCDVRGSEVILGDNCHIYIYENGGIATIGGVHPRPVKNNNDGTMDIDLIEAAIRDPRGELLYPTTKLICLENTHANSGGRCLSVEYTDRVGELAKRHGLKLHIDGARIFNASVALGVPVNRLVQAADSVSVCLSKGIGAPVGSVIVGSKNFIAKARRLRKTLGGGMRQIGILCAAALVALQENIGRLENDHKKARLLADGLRELKGLRVDTLAGETNIVFIDIEDGMRTGAEKIRKYLEERGILVMEESSSRLRVVLHHQISASDVQYALSCFQQAVKGVENEMGD from the exons ATGGTGACTAGAATTGTGGATCTTCGGTCAGACACAGTTACGAAGCCAACGGAAGCTATGCGGGCTGCCATGGCAAGTGCTGAAGTTGATGACGATGTTCTAGGCAATGACCCTACTGCTTTTCGCTTAGAAGCAGAGATGGCAAAGACAATGGGCAAGGAAGCTGCTCTTTTTGTTCCATCCGGCACTATGGGGAACCTTATATGTGTACTTGTCCATTGTGATGTCAGGGGAAGTGAAGTTATTCTAGGAGACAATTGCCATATCTATATTTATGAGAACGGCGGCATTGCAACTATTGGAGGGGTGCATCCAAGACCAGTGAAGAATAACAATGATGGAACCATGGACATTGATTTGATTGAGGCTGCTATCAGGGACCCAAGGGGTGAATTACTGTATCCAACCACCAAGCTTATTTGCTTGGAAAATACTCACGCAAA CTCTGGTGGCAGATGCCTCTCAGTTGAATATACAGACAGAGTTGGGGAATTAGCTAAGAGGCACGGACTGAAGCTTCACATCGATGGAGCCCGTATTTTTAACGCATCAGTT GCACTCGGTGTTCCGGTGAATAGGCTTGTCCAAGCTGCTGATTCAGTTTCC GTTTGCCTATCTAAAGGTATAGGTGCTCCAGTTGGATCTGTTATTGTTGGTTCCAAGAATTTTATTGCCAAG gcTAGACGACTCCGGAAAACCTTAGGAGGTGGAATGAGACAGATTGGCATCCTTTGTGCTGCAGCACTTGTTGCCTTGCAGGAAAATATTGGAAGGCTAGAAAATGATCACAAGAAAGCTAGACTTTTAGCTG ATGGATTGAGGGAACTTAAAGGACTGAGAGTGGACACCCTTGCTGGGGAGACCAATATA GTATTCATTGACATTGAAGATGGTATGCGGACTGGGGCAGAAAAAATACGCAAGTACTTGGAAGAACGTGGTATCCTTGTGATGGAGGAGAGCTCATCCAG ATTGAGAGTTGTTCTCCACCACCAAATATCGGCAAGTGATGTGCAATACGCCTTGTCATGCTTTCAG CAAGCTGTTAAAGGTGTAGAAAACGAAATGGGCGACTAG
- the LOC106770849 gene encoding protein LIGHT-DEPENDENT SHORT HYPOCOTYLS 4-like gives MDLVSESAIVVSPRYKMETPTTNPTAGTSAVSSPSSGSNSGSSTPSRYENQKRRDWNTFCQYLRNHRPPLSLALCSGAHVLEFLHYLDQFGKTKVHNHPCPFFGLPNPPAPCPCPLRQAWGSLDALIGRLRAAYEENGGRPESNPFGARAVRNYLRDVRDFQAKARGVSYEKKRKRPKPKLTPAPT, from the coding sequence ATGGATTTGGTTTCGGAATCGGCCATCGTTGTAAGCCCCAGGTACAAGATGGAGACCCCCACCACCAATCCTACCGCTGGAACCTCCGCAGTCTCGTCTCCTTCTTCCGGAAGCAACAGTGGCAGCTCCACTCCCAGCCGTTACGAGAACCAAAAGCGCCGAGACTGGAACACTTTCTGCCAGTACCTAAGGAACCACCGTCCACCACTCTCGCTTGCCCTGTGCAGCGGCGCGCACGTGCTCGAATTCCTCCACTACCTCGACCAGTTCGGGAAGACCAAGGTTCACAACCACCCTTGCCCGTTCTTCGGCCTTCCCAACCCTCCTGCGCCGTGTCCCTGCCCTCTCCGCCAAGCGTGGGGCAGCCTCGATGCCCTCATCGGCCGCCTCCGCGCCGCCTACGAGGAAAACGGCGGCCGCCCGGAGTCCAACCCCTTCGGTGCACGCGCCGTCAGGAATTACCTGCGTGACGTTCGTGATTTTCAGGCGAAGGCGAGAGGTGTGAGCTacgagaagaaaaggaagaggccGAAGCCGAAGCTCACTCCCGCTCCTACTTAG